Sequence from the Penaeus chinensis breed Huanghai No. 1 chromosome 5, ASM1920278v2, whole genome shotgun sequence genome:
agagaagagagagagagagagagagaaagagagagagagagagagagagaagagaggagagagagagagaagagagagagagagagagagagagagagagagagagagagagagaggagagagagagagaaagagaggagagagagagagaaagagaggagagagagagagaagagagagagagagagagagagaagagagagagagagagagagagagagagagagagagagagagagagagaaagagagagagagagagaaagagaggagagagagagaaagagaggagagagagagagaaagagaggagagagagagagaagagagagagagagagagaagagagagagagagagagaagagagagagagagagaaagagaggagagagagagaagagaggagagagagaagagaggagagagagaagagaggagagagagaaagagaggagagagagagagagagagagagaggagagagagagagagaaagagagagagagagagaaagagaggagagagagagagagagagagagagagagagaaagagaggagagagagagagagaagagaggagagagagagagagaaagagaggagagagagagagagagaaagagaggagagagagagagagaagagaggagagagagagagagagagagaagagagagagagagagaagagagagagagagagaaagagaggagagagagagagagagaaagagaggagagagagagagagagaaagagaggagagagagagagagagaaagagaggagagagagagagagagaaagagaggagagagagagagagagaagagaggagagagagagagagagaaagagaggagagagagagagagagaaagagaggagagagagagagagagaaagagaggagagagagagagagagaaagagaggagagagagagagagagaagagaggagagagagagagagagaagagaggagaggagagaagagagagagagagagaggggagagagaagagagagagaagagaggagggagagagagagagaaagagaggagagagagagagagagaaagagaggaggagagagagagagagagaggagagagagagagagagagagagagagagagagagagagagagagaggagagagagagagagagagagaagagagagagagagagagagagagagagagagagagagagagagagagagagagagagagaagagagagagagagagagagagagagagagagagagagagagagagagaggagagagagagagagagagagagagagagagagagagagagggagagagagagagagagagagagagagagagagagagagagaggagagagagagagagagagagagagagagagagagagagagagagagagagagagagagagagagagagagagagagagagaagagagaagagaagagagagagggagagagagagagaaagagagagagagagagagagagagagagagagagagagagagagagagagagagagagagagagagagagagagagagagagagagagaggagagagagagagagagagagagagagaggagagagagagagagagagagaggagagagagagagagagagagagagacagagagagagcgagcgagagagagagagagagagagagagagagagagagagagagagagagagagagagagagaaagagagaaagagaggagggagagagagaaagagaggagggagagagagagagaaagagaaagagagagagagaaagagaggagagagaggagagagagagagagagagagagagagagagagagagagagagagagagagagagagagagagagagagagagagagagagagagacagagagagggggggggagagagagagagagcgggggagagaaagagagagagagggggaagagagagagagagagggggagagagagagagagggggggagagagagagaggggagagagagagaggggagagggagagagggggggagagagagaggagagaagagagaggagaaagagaggatacaCAGACTGACTTGACTGGCTGGCAGGTTACctagcaggcaggcaggtaggcaaagtatatttctaataatgaaatatgtatttttatagagGAACTAACAGCAAGTCTGGAGAAGCTGCGTGTGGCCTCAGAAAATCCAAGCCCTGAACCACTGGATGAGCTGATCAATTATATTCATCAACAGGGTATGTACCagttaatatttttgttcttattgaaaattagtgaatgaaaataatgttagaaAGATTTGTTTAAATttcatactttaaaaaaaaaaaaaatgtaaattttaaTATGTTGATATTCAGAGGACAGCACAACCGTGTGTGAGGAACTAGTGGCTGGAGGAGTCCTGCCCCTCATTGCTGCATCTATAAACAGTTCCTCTGTTGAGGCTCAAGGAAAAGGAGCAGAGTTGGTTGCTGAACTTGCCAAGGTAAAAGCCAGGAGAAATTTGTCTTTCATTTCATGCAAAGATATTGAAAATGTTTAAAAGTTATAGCCTTGTGTTTCTATGGGAAATACTACAAAGCCTTGAATTATAGTACTGTGTAAACTGTAAGTGTATGGTAATAGTACTAGAAAGATTTTGTTACTCAGATAATAGTTCAATTtgattagaaagaaaaagagaaaaagtgaatttttttttttttttaattatgggtAAATTATTTTGACCCAGGTTGAGAGCTGCAGATTAGGATGTGTTACCAGTGGCCTTGTACCCATCCTTGTGGAGAAGATGTCTAGCACAACAACAGGTGTGGCACTGCAAGCATGCCGAGCACTGGGGAATATATGCTATGAACATGGTGAGTAACTCAGTATCAGTTTCCCAAAGGAATGGCCAAAGAGGAAGGTGTGATCTAAGATTGTGTAGCTTTTGAGCAACTTATTATGTTAATTAAATGCTGTGGATAAATTTGATGATAAGATCACTTGAAGAAAGTGCTTTAGCAATATTAATGCATGCATTTATTGAAAACTGTTAATTTGTTTGCTCTGAGCCTTTAGGACTTTCTTGTGCATGTAGAAAGTTAGCCAGTATATTGACCTGCACCTTATTTTTTCACAAAGTGCACTAGCTGTTGTATTCACTTCCAACCCAAGAGCATTCTAACCAATTTCCATCCAAGAGGTTACCACACTAAGTCTTTCCCATTTATGTTAGATATGTGTAATCTTTATTTCCAATTATAAAAGTCATGACATCCCCAGTTTAGGTTAGATTAGCTACTTACAGGACATATTTCAGTTCATATTCAAATATCATCATGAATATAAACCTCTATTGCTGTGATAGAGGACCATTTAGGCAAATTCCAAACTACTCATCGTAAATATgttttaatgtttacatatactatCAAAGAAAGTTGCTGTGGTATTCATTACTCATAATCCTGTAAGGTTTAGCTTTTAGTGTAATGTACATTGTAGTATGACTGGCACATTCATATTTAGTATATTAACTGATCAgaatttttctaaatattttttttttcattgtcattgatgTGATGATTTTACAAAACTAACCCTTATATACTAGTTGTTTATCACAGGTAATGTTGGTAATGTATTTTCCCACAGTAGGAACCCAAATTAAAAGAATTGCTCCCAGGAAAGAAGGGTCATTTATGGGAAGAACATCCAGCATCTCTAGATTGTGAACTGATGGTGAAAGGTAACAACTGAGTGAAGGCATCATAACTTGACCTGGACTGTCAGTCTGGGATGATGTGTGTTTGGAGATGACGCTGACTACCCTGGAGTGTTTCCCTTCAGCAAAGGCTTGAGTGTCAGTTCTATAAAAATCTTAACCATGTCGGGAAATAAATTGTGTTCAGAAAGATCTAATCCTTGCTTTCTTAAAGTTGAAGCAGAGTTATAGTCTGTCAAGGAAATACTGGCTGTTTCCTCTAAGCACCATCAGGTATGGAGTTAGGTTAGTTTTATTCTTGGTTAACCTATAGCAATAGTACTATGAAACTGATACAACCTATGAACTTTGTATGGAGgatcatgcacaaacacataaatctgattttgtatgtgttttcatgtatagatatgtaaagtgtgttagcatacatatatactgctagttttgattatattatttttccttttatatgtgtatattaaagagcattatattatatgttaatatttacaGCTGATATTGATATTACAGCAATCAGTTGAAGTGTAGTCATTGGGGCTTGGAAACCACAGACCAgtgtttctcttcccttttcactttgTTCCTCCTCCATAGAAATCTGAATATCCTTGTGACATTCTCATTCTCAAGCCCctcataaataataagaatatgtttTAGTACTCTGTATATAATGGTGCTTGCAACAAATAATtaggatgtttatttttttacaaataaataagaCAGATAATGCTGTTTGCCTTTAGTCAGATGCAAAAATGTTGTGGAAAATGGCAGAGGACTTTAAGAATGGTATTCCTGTCTTTTGGATGACTAATTACTGATTATCCACTATAGCTCCCCAAAATCCTGCCTTGGCTTCCAGTTTGAGAACTATGGCCTTAGACCTATGCTTTCAAGATATGAAAGGCCTttcatttatgatatatgtaagGACTGTGATTTAGCTAATTATTTAAATAACAGAGAAACTGTAGACTGTTTTCTTGTGAAAATGTCATTCTGAACCTATTGACTCCACGCAAAACCTTCAGAACAAATGTTAATCTAACAAGAATAGAACAGCTGTTTTACGATCCCAGAGTTATCCAGTGAATTTCATTACACAGCTCTTAAAGAGATTGTATAATGTTTGTGCCCTATCTTCTATGACGTGTAATGTAATGGTTAGGGCATCATGGACAGGAATGGTGACAAAAGAGTGGATGAGAATATACTTACATCTTGGTAAGAAAGTTCATGATCTCTGTGATACAATAAGTAACATACTAATTGTATTTATTAGGTAACGAACCTCCCACTGCTGATTGTAGTTATGATGTATTTATTTGAAAAGCATGACATGCATGCCAGTCCCTATGTACTAAgacttatctgtttttgttttatttttttgcacagttaatgatatgatattttctttgtatatggCTTTGCATGACCATTAGTTGACCTTGTCTTTTTCTAATGCAGATTCCGTGTTGCTCATTTACTACATAGTTCATTACTTTGCTTATTTAGCTGCAGTTTCCAATATGTTTggtttaaattaatattttattttttgaatgatTATTAGAAGTACATTGTACTTCATTCTCATGATTAAATATTGtgttatacaaaaaaaatgtattttaaacATCAACTGGAATGTGCCAAGTCCATAATAGTTTCCCCTTGTTTCACTGGATTTTATTTTGGATACTATAGGCTAGTGTATGTTTTGAGCATTTTATAGGTAGTGGTGCACAGTATATAGCATTATGGATTGATTTTAAATATAGTAACAGGACTTAGTCATGTGTTCCAGCAAGGTGTTTTTCATGATTGTATCAGGAAGGAACATTCCAAGTGGTGTGGACAGATccagtcattatcattttaaaatgttttcttGACTGCAGTGTTCCTTCCAGACGGAGGCAGAGTGAGTGTAATGGAATCTGGGGGTGCAGCACAGCTCCTGCATTTACTCCAGAGGGCTGCGTCTCTGCCCAACACGCCTGATGATCACCAGCTCCGTCTGGTGGCTACAGGGTTTCTCCTAAACCTTCTTAATTCCTATGACACAGTTCAGGTAGGTAAGAATTTTTTCAGGGTATTTGTTGATTAATGGAAGGATAGGCTTACACATGTCCTCTATTTTGTACCCTGTTTTGGTAACTTGTTATAAGTCAGAGTTtctccaatatgtatatatattgtctgctTCATGGTAGGGCTGTGCTACAAATCTTTGCATCTAGTCTGATTTTGTATGGTCAGTTGCCAGTGTTTAAGGATTCAAAACCAGTTTTGCTTGATGTTACACTGAATTTATCTCTGAAACTTTCAGTGATGTTTGTTCTAATCATCTTTCATATCACATAGGAAATACTTTGGGAAGTTGCATTTGCTTTTAATATGGTTTAGTTTTCTTAGCATTTGTAATTTTAGTTGTTATTTTACCACAGTTATAATatcactaattaaaaaaaaagattcctcATTGTCAGGATCAGTCTATGGAGGCAGAGCTAGTTGATGTTTTGTGCCAGTATCTGGACAAGTTTGCTGAAGATGAAGACATTCCTACCCATGTTTTGTTGTCACTTACCTGTATGGCAGACACAGGTAAGTAAAAGATCTCCCATATATTCACATTCCCAATATCATATTTTACTCCATACATGCCttatttagatataatatatctttaattACCTCTTTGAacccacttttctttttttgtttactctttctttttctttcagttactctcacactttttctttctttctttccttcatttactctcacactttctttctttctttcatttactcacactttttctttctttctttcttttattaatcttcttttctttttatttcccttttaacCTTTCATAACTGATGATGATTGACTCTTAGGTGCTAGATATAATCTTTTGGCCTGCATGCACACAAAATCCAACCGTGATGCAAATTCTATATGATAATAGTGCCTTAGACTGTGTGATTAGACTGATACAATGGTTTAATGACATACTTCTGCTATAAAAAGAAGCTGTGAAACAAGATTGTATTGTACCTTTAACTCCAAAACATTGTGTCAGAGGTTGGTCGGGGACTTGTTGTATCCCGAGACATCACACCACAGCTTGTACGAGTACTGAAAATCAATGAATCAGCTGAGGTTACAGAAACATGTCTGGAACTTGTCACCAATTTGGCTGAGACAGGTAATTTttttgaatgtttttgtttttgattaacCCCCCAAAATTAAGTGCTGCAGTGTTCCAGGAACAAAAAAGGCATTTCTCAAATTTAGGGAATTTGTTGCTTATTTTTATTGCAAATTCAGGTATTCTCTCagtttatgtatttacaaatgatttggtaaaaaaaaggaaaaaataaagttcAAAAAGAATATTTGAATAACTAGAGCAATATTTAGTTATTGGAATATGCAGGAAACTTACTGAACTCTTTTTGATACACTAGAATGTGTAAAGACCCAGTTGGCAGTTGGGGGTGTCTGTGAGGCTGTAGTAGAGGTTGTGAGACGCCATCGGAACAACCCTGCGTCTGACCTTTCTCCTCCCATAATCAAGACTGCAACTGACCTCATTGTCCTCATTCTTGTTGGAGGTAAGTCAAAGGGATTTTATTATTCTGCAACATtatagtcttattattatcatgatattaatttTTTCATCCACTCACTGTTTTTCAGTGATTGCATGTAAAGGATTTAAAAGTGAATGTAGGATATGAATCTCCTTTTAACAATTCAATGTTATtctcatgttgttgttttttttttttttttgttaagatgATATTTCATTGTCTCACAATTTTGatgcttttattatttataaagttTTATTGAAATAAAAGCAGTAAATCAAGAAAACAGCTGTTGTAATATTTGACATTATTTGAATGTTggcatatataaaatttattatagaTAGCTTGAATCACAAGCTGTATAACATTTCTGCCTTTCAGATGAGAGTATGGGCATAATCTATGGTGACGGTTCAGGTTCAGTCTACCAGGAACTTGTGGGATGGCTGACCTCTGACCTGGAGGACCTACAAATAGCTGGTGCTCTTGCTATGGGAAACTTTGCCCGCAGTGGTGAGTTTCATTGTCCTTTTGTGTGTTCTAGATAATCAGGAATTtaaagtttgtgtatgtgtttttactaTATGAATTAGAGATCTCATGCCAATACTGCAAAGTTAGCTTGAGACTTTGTGTTGGCTTGTTAACCTCTTCAATCTGTGTGACGTGACCATCACATCATTAAATAATTTGGCTGAAGGGCTGGGTGACAAGAACATGCTTTCATGGAAAAATTTAGCTGAGGGCTGTGGTGGCAGGAATTTACCAACATGAAAATTTAGACTGAGGGCCGGAATGATGGGAATGACTTGCTACGAGTGTACAAAACATTTAGAAGATGATTAGACTTAGTGGTATTTGGGAAAGGACTTTTGTATTATTCCTATCAATAAATAGGTGTGGAATCcaccatctgtgagccatgaaTTGAAGAGCGCTGGCTCCATGGAGGACATAATTTCCAAACTCAGGATCCTGTTTTTGCTTGCAGGTTGTACTGCAGAAAATttgatattacaaataaaaattGAAAGGACACAAATAACTAAATGTTACTAAACTGCCTATTACCTTCTGGATGCAGCATATCAACTGACAAACTAAGACTTTGGAAAATGCCGGAAAAGCAAAAAGTGCTTATGCAGAAAAGAGAGGATAATATTACAAAAGGAAGGCAAGGAGTCTTAACAGTACACATGAGTGTTCATGTGAGCCCGGAACACAAAGCACACACCTGTGAGAGTGGCTACTTAAGTAAACCATGTGAGCAACATGCGAACAATGAAGCACCTGAATCTAGTCTAgggttgagagtgagagagtgagagagtgagagtgagaaagagagagagtgaggtgagtgagtgagtgagtgagtgagtgagtgagtgagtgagtgagtgagtgagtgagtgagttagactTAGTGAGAGTaatagtgagagtaagagtgagagtgagagtgcgtgtgcgtgtgcgtgtgcttgtggaGTATTGAGtattgagtgtgagagtgtatgtgtttggCTATTTATAGtcaataaatttgtaaatatagatgataatgaagtATCTTCTCACACCGTGCTAGCATTTTGAGTGTGAGATTGATATTATAGCAGACTTACTCcatcattaccttttttatttggCAGACCAAACACTATTGTACATCAAAACACCAGTGGGCTCCAGTGTCTCAAAGCTTTCTCTTAATCACACATGTAATGCACAATATCTCACAGCACAACATCTGTACCAGACATCCATATTGAACCTGTCCAGTTTTTGTGGTCACTTTCATAGATGCTATGTAGGTCAAATAGTGGAAGAGGTCTGCTTGCATTGTTTGAGTGCAGGGCCATGCAGGTGTAGGTGCaagtatatttgcatgtgtacactcattcacacacacacacacacacacacacacacacacacacacacacacacacacacacacacacacacacacacacacacacacacacacacacacacacacacacacacacacacacacagaggtactcactctcactcactcactcactcactcactcactcactcactcactcactcactcactcactcactcactcactcactcactcactcactcactcactcactcactcactcactcactcactttgattcatacattcatgcatacatagatgtcaACACATgctcatatattatgcatacttatgtgaatgtgtgcatatgtgtgtatggttttcttttttttatgtattgtataAAAAATATTTGCAATGTATCTGCTAGTTAGCAGATATTTATATGCTCACTAGCTCTCAAAAGATTCTTTAATCTATTCATGATGGGTGATGTGCTATTATGTCAGTATGTGGGGAGTATAATATTTAAAcctgtccttgttttttttaaccaaaacttatacttgttattattgatataaagcTTTATAGAACAATCTGAAACAGtatacaaaagtatttgacaTACTCTGTAGGAAGTGGTACGTACCATATGGTAAAATAATATggtctacttcttttcttttatatagcaTATTGCTTAAAATATGGTAAAATAATATggtctacttcttttcttttatacagcGTATTGCTTAAAAGATACTTTTGAGatctacattgtatatataaacataattctatgtgtatgtgtatcatatgcatatatatatatatatatatatatatatatatatatatatatatatatatatacgtgtgtgtatgtatgtatgtatttatgtatgtatgtatgtatgtgtgcatatgtataaaatggAGTGATTTTGATGCATTGGCATGGCTTAAACAATTGTAATTTTCTTCATAGATGCCCATTGTATCAAGATGGTAGAGAGTGGAATAGCAGATAAATTACTCAAGGTTTTGTCGAGCCACAACTCCGGTGAAGGGGACATCCGCCTGCAGCATGCTATCCTCTCAGCTCTGAGGAACTTAAGTATTGCACGGCAGAACAAACCAGTCTTAGTGCAACAGGTAAAGAGTATTTTGGATTGTAGTTTAGCTTTGTGGTTTATGTAGGACCATTTTGGTGCATATAAAATGTAAAGAGATGCATTGCTATGTCATTTTTATCAGTTTTAGCATTATTAACATATGCTGAATTTTTTGCttatgttaatattttttaaaagggaACATTTTTATATAGCAGAGACAGCATTTTTTATCTTCACAAAAGCATTGATTTATATTGTTGTAGCTATTTTTTTGGAAAATGTATTGCAGGTGTGTTTCTGCAAATTAAAGCTGTATTATTAACAGTTATGGCATGACATACAAtttgaaaacattttttatttacacTTACCAAAAGCAGTGTATTGACTTTTTGGTGACTGAACAGATGTGGAGCCATCAGTATGaaacaaatttcacaaaaaaaagcaaatgggTTAATTCTTTCCTAGCTCAAGTTCTGACAATCATTTTTAACACCTGTATTCTGTCGGTTCATACAGTGTCCCTGAACCAAATAGATGGAATAAACTGTCACTGTAATTGATTACTACATTTCTGTGTCTTCTTTATCTAATAGGGTGCTCTTGAAGTCCTGCTCCCTATGGCTACAGCAATACAGACTTTTCCTGTGGTATTTAAGCTGCTAGCAACACTACGTATGATTATTGATGGCCAGACTGAAGCTGCTGTGAAGGTAAGATAATTGTACAAAAATGTATACAGGTCAATTTGGTAATTATGAATTTGATTGTGGGATTATTAAGTATCCTTATTCTTTATGAATCAAATTTTGAATAAATAATATGGACAAGAAGAAAGATAACACAGCACATTATTCATATGCACAGGAATAGGTAGGGTGTTCTGATTTTTAGGTGGCTTTAACCCAAATTATAGTATAATGAAAGCTTGTCAGAATTAGGAGGAATTGCTACAGAAAAAGAAATCAGTAGATTCTGATAAGATTACATGTGAATGATCCCTTTAACTCATAAACTGTGTCAGATGAAATCTGGTCATCCTCACAGAGCACGAAAAAGCAAAAGTTAACCATctactttgtcatttttttcttgcaaTACAATAAAATCTGTCTACTATCAGTCTctcactgtttttcttcttttaacaaaTATTGTAAATCAGGTTTTATGGTTATAACTGgcattaacattagtagtagtactgtcatTACAACTGTAAATCAGTTCAGTTCAGTGAGATTTAGGTGTGAGATTAATCCATCAATGATGGTATAAGAAATCTTGGTGTCTTTAGACTCCGGTGATTTTTGACAATTGTCCTGCCCCTGGGAGTGGGAGTCCACTCCAGTAACAGTACCTCCTGCTCGACATGCTCTAACGCATCACCACGCATATAGTCGCAGATCAAGCCatttgttatgatggctatatATGTTACCCGGCAGTAACAGGTTAATGAGGGTGCAATAGTTAATGCTGTGACAACAGATATCATCCTAGATTTTGAAATATTAGAATAGCATTAACAGTTATAATGTAGTCATCAATAAAcaatatgataattgtaattattttcataaatgtgaTTTTGATAAGATAACTATTTTGGTTTGTATTCTTATTGGAATAAGTTTAAAAAGTTTGAAAATGTATGTTGgtgtataaaaaaatgatatggtTAAGATTATATTGTCAACATGGAAGTCATTTCAATGAGTATTTAATTAGTTTTTGGTGAAAACTATATCGTAATTTATACTGTGGACATGTATTATACTGTGGACGTAATTTATGCTTGTGTCTAAAAATTGCCAGACTTGCTGGTTATTCAAAAAtgtaatattttcctctttcatttagtAACTGTGTTTGTCTTGCATTATGTAGGGtcagatttgtttgtttattgttacaGTGGCCAATTGTTAATCAattattttatgtaattattcACATTTAACA
This genomic interval carries:
- the LOC125025848 gene encoding rap1 GTPase-GDP dissociation stimulator 1-like isoform X3 codes for the protein MEELTASLEKLRVASENPSPEPLDELINYIHQQEDSTTVCEELVAGGVLPLIAASINSSSVEAQGKGAELVAELAKVESCRLGCVTSGLVPILVEKMSSTTTGVALQACRALGNICYEHVFLPDGGRVSVMESGGAAQLLHLLQRAASLPNTPDDHQLRLVATGFLLNLLNSYDTVQDQSMEAELVDVLCQYLDKFAEDEDIPTHVLLSLTCMADTEVGRGLVVSRDITPQLVRVLKINESAEVTETCLELVTNLAETECVKTQLAVGGVCEAVVEVVRRHRNNPASDLSPPIIKTATDLIVLILVGDESMGIIYGDGSGSVYQELVGWLTSDLEDLQIAGALAMGNFARSDAHCIKMVESGIADKLLKVLSSHNSGEGDIRLQHAILSALRNLSIARQNKPVLVQQGALEVLLPMATAIQTFPVVFKLLATLRMIIDGQTEAAVKVGSNNEVVERLVVWCGTMDHPGVQGESSRLLAWTIKNCGENTDVINALINAGCVPPLVLMLGSEHAVMVNEAALALVLVFSSVVDPEVVEKTKLPQVATYVLNNPNLPPEIVANVLSMLTAIAGKDSGIECLKKDELKTAIDALTAHANEQVKTLSTALKEKL
- the LOC125025848 gene encoding rap1 GTPase-GDP dissociation stimulator 1-like isoform X1; this encodes MEELTASLEKLRVASENPSPEPLDELINYIHQQEDSTTVCEELVAGGVLPLIAASINSSSVEAQGKGAELVAELAKVESCRLGCVTSGLVPILVEKMSSTTTGVALQACRALGNICYEHVFLPDGGRVSVMESGGAAQLLHLLQRAASLPNTPDDHQLRLVATGFLLNLLNSYDTVQIPHCQDQSMEAELVDVLCQYLDKFAEDEDIPTHVLLSLTCMADTEVGRGLVVSRDITPQLVRVLKINESAEVTETCLELVTNLAETECVKTQLAVGGVCEAVVEVVRRHRNNPASDLSPPIIKTATDLIVLILVGDESMGIIYGDGSGSVYQELVGWLTSDLEDLQIAGALAMGNFARSDAHCIKMVESGIADKLLKVLSSHNSGEGDIRLQHAILSALRNLSIARQNKPVLVQQGALEVLLPMATAIQTFPVVFKLLATLRMIIDGQTEAAVKVGSNNEVVERLVVWCGTMDHPGVQGESSRLLAWTIKNCGENTDVINALINAGCVPPLVLMLGSEHAVMVNEAALALVLVFSSVVDPEVVEKTKLPQVATYVLNNPNLPPEIVANVLSMLTAIAGKDSGIECLKKDELKTAIDALTAHANEQVKTLSTALKEKL
- the LOC125025848 gene encoding rap1 GTPase-GDP dissociation stimulator 1-like isoform X2, whose amino-acid sequence is MEELTASLEKLRVASENPSPEPLDELINYIHQQEDSTTVCEELVAGGVLPLIAASINSSSVEAQGKGAELVAELAKVESCRLGCVTSGLVPILVEKMSSTTTGVALQACRALGNICYEHDGGRVSVMESGGAAQLLHLLQRAASLPNTPDDHQLRLVATGFLLNLLNSYDTVQIPHCQDQSMEAELVDVLCQYLDKFAEDEDIPTHVLLSLTCMADTEVGRGLVVSRDITPQLVRVLKINESAEVTETCLELVTNLAETECVKTQLAVGGVCEAVVEVVRRHRNNPASDLSPPIIKTATDLIVLILVGDESMGIIYGDGSGSVYQELVGWLTSDLEDLQIAGALAMGNFARSDAHCIKMVESGIADKLLKVLSSHNSGEGDIRLQHAILSALRNLSIARQNKPVLVQQGALEVLLPMATAIQTFPVVFKLLATLRMIIDGQTEAAVKVGSNNEVVERLVVWCGTMDHPGVQGESSRLLAWTIKNCGENTDVINALINAGCVPPLVLMLGSEHAVMVNEAALALVLVFSSVVDPEVVEKTKLPQVATYVLNNPNLPPEIVANVLSMLTAIAGKDSGIECLKKDELKTAIDALTAHANEQVKTLSTALKEKL